A single Streptomyces mirabilis DNA region contains:
- a CDS encoding DUF948 domain-containing protein gives MFRDDVQARTGRHVLGSGATVSGGEVAGILVAVFWAILVSFLAVALARLAQTLRATTKLVADVTDQAVPLLADASAAVRSAQTQIDRVDAIASDVQEVTSNASALSTTVASTFGGPLVKVAAFGYGVRRAIGGRKDNVPPKASRRTVIVGRTVPSARRGKRKKD, from the coding sequence ATGTTCAGAGACGATGTCCAGGCACGTACTGGCAGGCACGTACTAGGGAGCGGTGCGACAGTGTCCGGTGGAGAGGTGGCCGGGATCCTGGTGGCCGTCTTCTGGGCGATCCTGGTCTCCTTCCTCGCCGTTGCACTGGCGAGGCTGGCCCAGACGCTCAGGGCGACCACCAAGCTCGTGGCGGACGTGACCGACCAGGCCGTCCCGCTGCTGGCCGACGCCTCCGCGGCAGTGCGCTCCGCGCAGACCCAGATCGACCGGGTCGACGCCATCGCGTCGGACGTCCAGGAGGTCACCTCGAACGCGTCGGCGCTCTCCACGACCGTCGCGTCCACCTTCGGTGGCCCGCTGGTGAAGGTCGCGGCGTTCGGCTACGGCGTCCGCCGGGCCATCGGCGGCCGCAAGGACAATGTGCCCCCCAAGGCCTCCCGTCGTACCGTGATCGTGGGCCGCACCGTCCCGTCCGCGCGACGGGGAAAGCGGAAGAAGGACTGA
- a CDS encoding DUF6167 family protein: MFRRTFWFTAGAAAGVWATTKVNRKLKQLTPESLAAQAANKAIEAGHRLKDFALDVRDGMAEREAELDEALGLNDHPELPGPRRVAAIESSPKHSKNPTYVERSTYSYNRNEDH, from the coding sequence ATGTTCCGCCGTACCTTCTGGTTCACCGCCGGCGCAGCCGCGGGTGTGTGGGCCACCACCAAGGTCAACCGCAAGCTCAAGCAGCTGACCCCCGAGAGCCTCGCGGCCCAGGCCGCGAACAAGGCGATCGAGGCCGGGCACCGGCTCAAGGACTTCGCGCTCGACGTCCGTGACGGCATGGCCGAGCGGGAGGCCGAACTCGACGAGGCGCTCGGGCTCAATGACCACCCGGAGCTGCCCGGGCCCCGGCGTGTCGCCGCGATCGAGAGCAGTCCGAAACACAGCAAGAACCCGACGTACGTCGAGAGGTCGACGTACTCGTACAACCGGAATGAGGACCACTGA
- the alaS gene encoding alanine--tRNA ligase: protein MESAEIRRRWLSFYEERGHTVVPSASLIADDPTLLLVPAGMVPFKPYFLGEVKPPWSRATSVQKCVRTPDIEEVGKTTRHGTFFQMCGNFSFGDYFKEGAITYAWELLTSPQDKGGYGLDPERLWITVYLDDDEAESIWRDKIGVPAERIQRLGKKDNYWSMGVPGPCGPCSEINYDRGPEFGVEGGPAVNDERYVEIWNLVFMQYERGEGTSKEDFEILGELPSKNIDTGLGMERLAMILQGVQNMYEIDTSMAVIKKATELTGVEYGAAHDSDVSLRVVTDHMRTSVMLIGDGVSPGNEGRGYVLRRIMRRAIRNMRLLGATGPVVKDLIDVVIEMMGQQYPELVSDRRRIETVALAEEAAFLKTLKAGTNILDTAITDTKESGGTVLAGDKAFLLHDTWGFPIDLTLEMAAEQGLSVDEDGFRRLMKEQRDKAKADAQAKKTGHADLGAYRQIADAAGETEFIGYDRTDGESRIVGILVDGVSSPAATEGDEVEIVLDRTPFYAEGGGQIGDTGRIKVDTGAVIEIRDCQKPVPGVYVHKGVVQVGEVTVGAQAQATIDSRRRTAIARAHSATHLTHQALRDALGPTAAQAGSENQPGRFRFDFGSPSAVPTTVMTDVEQKINEVLARDLDVHAEILSLDEAKKQGAIAEFGEKYGERVRVVTIGDFSKELCGGTHVHNTAQLGLVKLLGESSIGSGVRRIEALVGVDAYNFLAREHTVVAQLQELIKGRPEELPEKVSAMLGKLKDAEKEIEKFRAEKVLQAAAGLVESAKDVRGVALVTGQVPDGTSADDLRKLVLDVRGRIQGGRAAVVALFTTAGGKPLTVIATNEAARERGLKAGDLVRTAAKTLGGGGGGKPDVAQGGGQNPAAIGEAADAVERLVAETAK, encoded by the coding sequence ATGGAGTCGGCCGAGATTCGCCGCCGCTGGTTGAGCTTCTACGAGGAGCGCGGTCACACTGTCGTTCCCTCGGCGTCGCTCATCGCGGACGACCCGACTCTGCTCCTGGTCCCCGCGGGCATGGTGCCCTTCAAGCCGTACTTCCTCGGTGAGGTCAAGCCGCCGTGGTCGCGCGCCACCAGCGTGCAGAAGTGCGTGCGCACGCCCGACATCGAAGAGGTCGGCAAGACCACCCGGCACGGCACGTTCTTCCAGATGTGCGGCAACTTCTCCTTCGGTGACTACTTCAAGGAAGGCGCGATCACCTACGCCTGGGAGCTGCTCACCTCGCCCCAGGACAAGGGTGGTTACGGGCTCGACCCCGAGCGTCTGTGGATCACGGTCTACCTCGACGACGACGAGGCCGAGTCCATCTGGCGCGACAAGATCGGCGTCCCGGCCGAGCGCATCCAGCGCCTGGGCAAGAAGGACAACTACTGGTCCATGGGCGTCCCCGGCCCCTGCGGCCCGTGTTCCGAGATCAACTACGACCGCGGCCCCGAGTTCGGCGTCGAGGGCGGCCCGGCCGTCAACGACGAGCGGTACGTGGAGATCTGGAACCTGGTCTTCATGCAGTACGAGCGCGGTGAGGGCACCTCGAAGGAGGACTTCGAGATCCTCGGCGAGCTGCCCAGCAAGAACATCGACACCGGCCTCGGCATGGAACGCCTCGCCATGATTCTGCAGGGCGTGCAGAACATGTACGAGATCGACACCTCCATGGCCGTCATCAAGAAGGCCACCGAGCTGACGGGTGTCGAGTACGGCGCCGCCCACGACTCGGACGTCTCGCTGCGCGTGGTCACCGACCACATGCGCACCTCCGTGATGCTCATCGGCGACGGCGTGAGCCCCGGCAACGAGGGCCGCGGCTACGTCCTGCGCCGCATCATGCGCCGCGCCATCCGCAACATGCGGCTGCTCGGCGCCACCGGTCCGGTCGTCAAGGACCTCATCGACGTCGTGATCGAGATGATGGGCCAGCAGTACCCGGAACTGGTCAGCGACCGTCGGCGGATCGAGACCGTGGCCCTCGCCGAGGAGGCGGCCTTCCTCAAGACGCTGAAGGCCGGCACGAACATCCTCGACACGGCCATCACGGACACCAAGGAGTCCGGCGGCACCGTGCTCGCCGGCGACAAGGCCTTCCTGCTCCACGACACCTGGGGCTTCCCGATCGACCTCACCCTCGAAATGGCCGCCGAGCAGGGCCTTTCGGTGGACGAGGACGGCTTCCGGCGTCTGATGAAGGAGCAGCGGGACAAGGCCAAGGCCGACGCCCAGGCCAAGAAGACGGGCCACGCCGACCTCGGCGCCTACCGTCAGATCGCCGACGCCGCCGGTGAGACCGAGTTCATCGGCTACGACCGGACCGACGGCGAGTCGCGCATCGTCGGCATCCTGGTCGACGGTGTCTCCTCGCCCGCCGCCACCGAGGGCGACGAGGTCGAGATCGTCCTCGACCGCACCCCGTTCTACGCCGAGGGCGGCGGCCAGATCGGCGACACCGGCCGCATCAAGGTCGACACCGGTGCCGTCATCGAGATCCGCGACTGCCAGAAGCCCGTCCCGGGTGTGTACGTCCACAAGGGTGTCGTCCAGGTCGGCGAGGTCACCGTCGGTGCCCAGGCCCAGGCCACCATCGACTCCCGTCGCCGGACGGCCATCGCCCGCGCCCACTCGGCCACGCACCTCACCCACCAGGCCCTGCGCGACGCCCTCGGCCCGACGGCCGCCCAGGCCGGTTCCGAGAACCAGCCCGGCCGCTTCCGCTTCGACTTCGGTTCCCCCTCGGCCGTTCCGACGACCGTCATGACCGACGTCGAGCAGAAGATCAACGAGGTGCTCGCCCGAGACCTGGACGTGCACGCCGAGATCCTGAGCCTCGACGAGGCCAAGAAGCAGGGCGCCATCGCCGAGTTCGGCGAGAAGTACGGCGAGCGCGTGCGCGTCGTGACCATCGGCGACTTCTCCAAGGAGCTGTGCGGCGGTACGCACGTCCACAACACCGCCCAGCTGGGCCTGGTCAAGCTGCTCGGCGAGTCCTCGATCGGCTCCGGCGTACGGCGTATCGAGGCCCTGGTGGGCGTCGACGCCTACAACTTCCTCGCCCGCGAGCACACGGTCGTCGCCCAGCTCCAGGAGCTGATCAAGGGCCGTCCCGAGGAGCTCCCCGAGAAGGTCTCCGCCATGCTCGGCAAGCTGAAGGACGCCGAGAAGGAGATCGAGAAGTTCCGCGCGGAGAAGGTCCTGCAGGCCGCCGCCGGTCTTGTCGAGTCCGCCAAGGACGTCCGCGGTGTGGCTCTGGTCACAGGTCAGGTCCCGGACGGCACGAGCGCCGACGACCTGCGCAAGCTGGTTCTCGACGTGCGCGGCCGCATCCAGGGCGGACGGGCCGCCGTGGTGGCTCTGTTCACCACCGCGGGCGGCAAGCCGCTCACGGTCATCGCCACCAACGAGGCCGCCCGCGAGCGTGGCCTCAAGGCCGGTGACCTGGTCCGTACGGCCGCCAAGACCCTCGGCGGCGGCGGTGGCGGCAAGCCGGACGTCGCCCAGGGCGGGGGCCAGAACCCGGCCGCCATCGGCGAGGCCGCCGACGCGGTCGAGCGGCTCGTCGCCGAGACGGCCAAGTGA
- the ruvX gene encoding Holliday junction resolvase RuvX, which produces MRRGRRLAIDVGDARIGVASCDPDGILATPVETVPGRDVPAAQRRLKQLVEEYEPIEVVVGLPRSLKGGEGPAAVKVRAFAQELARAIAPVEVRLLDERMTTVTASQGLRASGVKSKKGRSVIDQAAAVVILQQALESERASGNAPGEGVEVVI; this is translated from the coding sequence ATGCGCCGCGGCCGCCGGCTCGCGATCGACGTCGGGGACGCCCGGATCGGGGTCGCCTCGTGCGACCCCGACGGGATCCTCGCGACTCCGGTCGAGACCGTGCCGGGGCGTGACGTCCCCGCCGCGCAGCGCCGGTTGAAGCAACTCGTCGAGGAGTACGAGCCGATCGAGGTCGTCGTCGGGCTCCCTCGCTCCCTCAAGGGGGGCGAGGGCCCCGCCGCCGTGAAGGTGCGCGCCTTCGCCCAGGAGCTGGCCCGGGCGATCGCGCCCGTCGAGGTCCGGCTCCTCGACGAGAGGATGACCACAGTGACGGCCAGTCAGGGGCTGCGCGCGTCGGGCGTGAAGTCCAAGAAGGGCAGGTCCGTCATCGATCAGGCGGCCGCCGTCGTCATCCTGCAGCAGGCTCTGGAGTCCGAACGGGCGTCAGGGAACGCACCGGGCGAGGGCGTCGAAGTGGTCATCTGA
- the mltG gene encoding endolytic transglycosylase MltG: MTEYGRGAGSEPWNPEDPLFGDGGWGGQAVDGQSPYGGQPQHYPQQPQQHQQSQYGEWSPDQQGGYGQGQHYGAQNQQHFEGQGRQQYHEQGRQHFHGQGQQQYPQQYSGQEQQPYVDQGQQQYNGQNQQQYHDGGWDNGTQHQATYAADPNDPYGNQAAGYTGEQPDFYGTPDAYPPPEPPARRRAEPEPEIDWDPGPDQGEHAFFAGGDDDDDFDDDDPKGGRGDRKGRGGKGEKGKKRRSGCACLMVVLVFGGGIGGVGYYGYHTYQNRFGAAPDYAGDGTGEVTVEIPKGAFGYAIGRVLKEAGVVKSVDAFVSAQQQTPDGDKIQAGAYVLRKSMSAASAVKLMLDPKSQNNVIVAPGQRNVVVYQAIDKKLDLADGTTGKIAKKEYKTFGLPSWANDSKDIKDPLEGFLYPATYPAAKGMKPEAILKQMVTQAKEKYAAYNLVAKAKELNLVNPLQVVTVASLVQAEGKTHDDFRKMAEVVYNRLKSTNTETNRLLQFDSTFNYLKGQSNIHISESEINSNKDPYNTYTRRGLPPGPIGNPGDDAIKATLNPTSDGWIYFVATDGQSNTEFAKTYAEFQKLKDKFNESSGN, encoded by the coding sequence ATGACTGAGTATGGCCGGGGCGCAGGCTCCGAACCGTGGAATCCGGAGGACCCGTTGTTCGGGGACGGCGGATGGGGAGGGCAGGCCGTCGACGGCCAGTCCCCCTACGGCGGCCAGCCGCAGCACTACCCGCAGCAGCCGCAGCAGCACCAGCAGTCCCAGTACGGCGAGTGGAGCCCGGACCAGCAGGGCGGCTACGGCCAGGGGCAGCATTACGGCGCCCAGAACCAGCAGCACTTCGAAGGCCAGGGCCGGCAGCAGTATCACGAGCAGGGCCGGCAGCACTTCCACGGCCAGGGGCAGCAGCAGTATCCGCAGCAGTACTCCGGCCAGGAGCAGCAGCCGTACGTCGATCAGGGTCAGCAGCAGTACAACGGACAGAACCAGCAGCAGTACCACGACGGCGGCTGGGACAACGGGACGCAGCACCAGGCCACCTACGCCGCCGACCCGAACGACCCGTACGGCAACCAGGCCGCCGGGTACACCGGTGAGCAGCCCGACTTCTACGGCACTCCCGACGCGTATCCACCGCCGGAGCCGCCCGCCCGTCGCCGTGCCGAGCCCGAGCCGGAGATCGACTGGGATCCGGGACCCGACCAGGGCGAACACGCCTTCTTCGCGGGCGGCGACGACGATGACGACTTCGACGACGACGATCCGAAGGGCGGTCGCGGCGACCGGAAGGGCCGCGGCGGCAAGGGCGAAAAGGGCAAGAAGCGCCGCAGCGGCTGCGCCTGCCTGATGGTCGTGCTGGTCTTCGGCGGCGGTATCGGCGGAGTCGGATATTACGGGTATCACACCTACCAAAATCGTTTCGGCGCGGCTCCGGACTACGCGGGTGACGGCACGGGCGAGGTGACGGTCGAGATTCCCAAGGGCGCGTTCGGTTATGCGATCGGGCGGGTGCTGAAGGAAGCCGGCGTCGTCAAGAGCGTCGACGCCTTCGTGTCCGCTCAGCAGCAGACCCCCGACGGGGACAAGATCCAGGCGGGCGCGTATGTGCTGAGGAAGAGCATGTCGGCTGCCAGCGCGGTCAAGCTGATGCTCGACCCCAAGAGCCAGAACAACGTGATCGTCGCCCCTGGGCAGCGCAACGTCGTGGTCTACCAGGCGATCGACAAGAAGCTCGACCTCGCGGACGGCACCACCGGGAAGATCGCCAAGAAGGAGTACAAGACCTTCGGACTTCCCAGCTGGGCGAACGACAGCAAGGACATAAAGGATCCGCTGGAAGGATTCCTCTACCCGGCGACCTATCCCGCCGCCAAGGGCATGAAGCCCGAGGCGATCCTGAAGCAGATGGTGACGCAGGCCAAGGAGAAGTACGCGGCCTACAACCTCGTGGCCAAGGCCAAGGAACTGAACCTGGTGAACCCGCTCCAGGTCGTCACGGTCGCGAGCCTCGTCCAGGCCGAGGGTAAGACGCACGACGACTTCCGCAAGATGGCCGAGGTGGTCTACAACCGTCTCAAGTCCACGAACACGGAGACCAACAGGCTGCTCCAGTTCGACTCGACCTTCAATTACCTGAAGGGCCAGAGCAACATCCACATCAGCGAGTCCGAGATCAACAGCAACAAGGACCCGTACAACACCTATACGCGGAGGGGTCTGCCGCCCGGTCCGATCGGCAACCCCGGTGACGACGCGATCAAGGCGACGTTGAACCCGACCAGCGACGGCTGGATCTATTTCGTGGCGACCGACGGTCAGAGCAACACCGAATTCGCCAAGACCTATGCGGAATTCCAGAAGCTCAAGGACAAGTTCAATGAGAGCTCGGGCAACTGA
- a CDS encoding shikimate dehydrogenase produces the protein MRARATDARRAAVLGSPVAHSLSPVLHRTAYRELGLGDWSYDRFEIDEEALPGFFGDLGPEWAGLSLTMPLKRAVIPLLDEVSETAASVEAVNTVVFTEDGRRVGDNTDIPGMVAALRERGIEQVDSAAILGAGATASSALAALAQICTGEVVAYVRSAERAAEMRRWGERLDVEVRTEDWAQAAQALRAPLVIATTPAGATDALSAAVPERPATLFDVLYDPWPTDLAARWSGYGGAVVSGLDLLVHQAVLQVEHMTGRAPAPLDAMRKAGEQALASR, from the coding sequence ATGAGAGCTCGGGCAACTGACGCCCGAAGGGCCGCGGTACTCGGCTCCCCGGTCGCCCATTCCCTCTCCCCGGTGCTGCACCGCACCGCGTACCGGGAGTTGGGACTCGGCGACTGGTCCTACGACCGTTTCGAGATCGACGAGGAGGCGCTGCCGGGCTTCTTCGGGGACCTCGGTCCCGAGTGGGCGGGCCTGTCGCTGACCATGCCGCTCAAGCGGGCCGTCATCCCGCTGCTCGACGAGGTCAGCGAGACGGCGGCCTCGGTCGAGGCCGTCAACACGGTCGTGTTCACCGAGGACGGCCGTCGCGTCGGCGACAACACCGACATCCCCGGGATGGTCGCCGCGCTGCGCGAGCGCGGGATCGAGCAGGTGGACTCCGCCGCGATCCTCGGCGCGGGTGCCACCGCTTCCTCCGCGCTGGCCGCGCTCGCCCAGATCTGCACCGGCGAGGTCGTCGCCTACGTCCGCAGCGCGGAGCGGGCCGCCGAGATGCGGCGGTGGGGCGAGCGGCTCGACGTGGAGGTCCGTACGGAGGACTGGGCGCAGGCCGCGCAGGCCCTGCGCGCCCCGCTCGTGATCGCCACCACCCCGGCGGGTGCGACGGACGCCCTGTCCGCCGCGGTCCCGGAACGGCCCGCGACGCTCTTCGACGTGCTGTACGACCCGTGGCCCACCGACCTCGCGGCCCGCTGGTCCGGCTACGGCGGCGCCGTGGTCAGCGGACTCGACCTGCTCGTGCACCAGGCGGTGCTCCAGGTCGAGCACATGACCGGACGCGCCCCCGCGCCGCTCGACGCCATGCGGAAGGCGGGCGAGCAGGCCCTCGCGAGCCGCTGA
- the aroC gene encoding chorismate synthase, which yields MSRLRWLTAGESHGPALVATLEGLPAGVPITTEMVADHLARRRLGYGRGARMKFERDEVTFLGGVRHGLTLGSPVAVMVGNTEWPKWEQVMAADPVDPSVLAEVARNAPLTRPRPGHADLAGMQKYGFDEARPILERASARETAARVALGAVARSYLKETAGIEIVSHVVELAAAKAPYGVYPKPSDVERLDADPVRCLDADASKAMVAEIDQAHKDGDTLGGVVEVLAYGVPVGLGSHVHWDRRLDARLAAALMGIQAIKGVEVGDGFELARVPGSKAHDEIVHTEDGIRRTSGRSGGTEGGLTTGELLRVRAAMKPIATVPRALATIDVATGEAAKAHHQRSDVCAVPAAGIVAEAMVALVLADAVAEKFGGDSVPETRRNVESYLENLVVR from the coding sequence TTGAGCAGGTTGCGCTGGCTGACCGCGGGGGAGTCCCACGGTCCCGCACTTGTCGCGACGCTGGAGGGCCTTCCCGCCGGCGTGCCGATCACCACGGAGATGGTGGCGGACCACCTCGCCCGGCGGCGCCTGGGCTATGGACGCGGTGCCCGGATGAAGTTCGAGCGCGACGAGGTCACCTTCCTGGGCGGTGTCCGGCACGGTCTCACCCTCGGCTCGCCGGTGGCCGTCATGGTCGGCAACACCGAGTGGCCCAAGTGGGAGCAGGTCATGGCGGCCGACCCGGTCGACCCGTCGGTGCTGGCGGAGGTGGCCCGCAACGCGCCGCTGACCCGGCCCCGGCCCGGCCATGCCGACCTCGCGGGTATGCAGAAGTACGGCTTCGACGAGGCCCGGCCGATCCTGGAGCGCGCCTCCGCTCGGGAGACCGCGGCCCGTGTCGCGCTGGGCGCCGTGGCCCGTTCGTACCTGAAGGAGACGGCCGGGATCGAGATCGTCTCGCACGTCGTCGAGCTGGCCGCGGCGAAGGCCCCGTACGGCGTCTACCCCAAGCCCTCGGACGTCGAGAGGCTCGACGCCGACCCCGTGCGCTGCCTCGACGCCGACGCGTCGAAGGCGATGGTCGCGGAGATCGACCAGGCCCACAAGGACGGCGACACGCTCGGCGGCGTCGTCGAGGTGCTCGCGTACGGCGTGCCGGTGGGCCTCGGCTCGCACGTGCACTGGGACCGGCGCCTCGACGCCCGGCTCGCGGCCGCGCTCATGGGCATCCAGGCGATCAAGGGCGTCGAGGTCGGCGACGGCTTCGAACTGGCCCGGGTGCCCGGCTCCAAGGCCCACGACGAGATCGTCCACACCGAGGACGGCATCCGCCGCACCTCCGGCCGCTCCGGCGGCACAGAGGGCGGTCTGACCACCGGCGAACTGCTGCGCGTGCGCGCCGCGATGAAGCCGATCGCGACCGTGCCGCGCGCGCTGGCCACGATCGACGTGGCGACCGGTGAGGCCGCCAAGGCCCACCACCAGCGCTCCGACGTCTGCGCGGTCCCGGCCGCCGGAATCGTCGCCGAGGCCATGGTCGCCCTCGTCCTCGCGGACGCGGTGGCCGAGAAGTTCGGCGGCGACAGCGTGCCCGAGACACGGCGCAACGTCGAGTCCTACCTCGAGAACCTGGTCGTGCGGTGA
- a CDS encoding shikimate kinase — protein MTAGPLVVLVGPMGVGKSTVGALVAGRLGCAYRDTDDDIVAEQGRTIADIFVDEGEPVFRAIEKSAVHKALAEHDGVLALGGGSILDADTRALLAGHRVVYLSMDVEEAVQRTGLNAARPLLAVNPRRQWRELMEARRHLYTEVARAVVPTDGRTPEEVAQAVLDALELKEA, from the coding sequence GTGACCGCTGGACCACTGGTCGTCCTCGTCGGGCCGATGGGTGTCGGCAAGTCCACCGTCGGCGCGCTGGTCGCAGGCCGGCTCGGCTGCGCCTACCGCGACACGGACGACGACATCGTGGCCGAGCAGGGCCGCACCATCGCCGACATCTTCGTCGACGAGGGCGAGCCGGTCTTCCGCGCCATCGAGAAGAGCGCCGTGCACAAGGCGCTGGCCGAGCACGACGGGGTACTGGCGCTGGGCGGCGGCTCGATCCTCGACGCCGACACCCGCGCGCTGCTCGCCGGGCACCGGGTCGTCTACCTCTCGATGGACGTCGAGGAGGCGGTCCAGCGCACCGGCCTGAACGCGGCCCGTCCGCTGCTCGCCGTCAACCCGCGCCGGCAGTGGCGCGAGCTGATGGAGGCCCGCCGCCATCTGTACACCGAAGTCGCCCGCGCGGTCGTGCCCACCGACGGCCGCACCCCCGAAGAGGTCGCCCAAGCCGTCCTCGACGCACTGGAGTTGAAGGAAGCATGA
- the aroB gene encoding 3-dehydroquinate synthase, with the protein MSEAVTRIQVGGTAGTDPYEVLVGRQLLGELGALIGDKAQRVAIIHPEALAETGDALRADLAGQGFEAVAIQVPNAEEAKTAEVAAYCWKALGQSGFTRTDVIVGVGGGATTDLAGFVAATWLRGVRWIAVPTTVLGMVDAAVGGKTGINTAEGKNLVGSFHPPAGVLCDLAALDSLPVNDFVSGLAEIIKAGFIADPVILELIESDPEAARTPAGPHTAELIERSIKVKAEVVSGDLKESGLREILNYGHTLAHAIEKNERYKWRHGAAVAVGMHFAAELGRLAGRLDDATADRHRTILESVGLPLSYRYDQWPKLLENMKVDKKSRGNLLRFIVLDGLAKPTVLEGPDPAVLLAAYGEVGE; encoded by the coding sequence ATGAGCGAGGCAGTGACGCGTATCCAGGTCGGCGGCACCGCGGGCACCGACCCGTACGAGGTCCTGGTCGGCCGTCAACTCCTCGGTGAACTGGGCGCGTTGATCGGCGACAAGGCCCAGCGCGTCGCGATCATCCACCCCGAGGCGCTCGCCGAGACCGGGGACGCGCTCCGCGCCGACCTGGCCGGACAGGGCTTCGAGGCCGTCGCCATCCAGGTGCCCAACGCGGAGGAGGCCAAGACCGCGGAGGTGGCCGCCTACTGCTGGAAGGCGCTCGGCCAGTCCGGCTTCACCCGCACCGACGTCATCGTCGGCGTGGGCGGCGGCGCCACCACCGACCTCGCCGGGTTCGTCGCGGCGACCTGGCTGCGCGGGGTGCGCTGGATCGCCGTCCCCACCACCGTGCTCGGCATGGTCGACGCGGCGGTCGGCGGCAAGACCGGCATCAACACCGCCGAGGGCAAGAACCTCGTCGGCTCCTTCCACCCGCCCGCGGGCGTGCTCTGCGACCTGGCCGCGCTCGACTCGCTGCCGGTCAACGACTTCGTCTCCGGGCTCGCGGAGATCATCAAGGCCGGCTTCATCGCCGACCCGGTGATCCTGGAGCTCATCGAGTCCGACCCCGAGGCGGCACGGACGCCCGCGGGCCCGCACACCGCCGAGCTCATCGAGCGCTCCATCAAGGTGAAGGCCGAGGTCGTCTCCGGCGACCTCAAGGAGTCGGGGCTCCGCGAGATCCTCAACTACGGCCACACCCTCGCGCACGCCATCGAGAAGAACGAGCGCTACAAGTGGCGGCACGGCGCGGCCGTCGCCGTCGGCATGCACTTCGCCGCCGAACTCGGCCGACTGGCGGGCCGCCTGGACGACGCGACCGCCGACCGCCACCGCACGATCCTGGAGTCCGTCGGCCTCCCGCTCAGCTACCGCTACGACCAGTGGCCCAAGCTGCTGGAGAACATGAAGGTCGACAAGAAGTCCCGCGGCAACCTGCTGCGCTTCATCGTCCTCGACGGTCTGGCCAAGCCGACCGTCCTGGAGGGCCCCGACCCGGCGGTGCTCCTCGCCGCGTACGGCGAAGTGGGGGAGTAG
- a CDS encoding Pro-rich N-terminal domain-containing protein, translating into MQHAVGAPLPPPHQPGHGPAAGWSPAAQHPGHPGGPSGPAPMSPPAPGFTGPPPGHPAPPSHLPHPAPPQHAPAAPIPDTTGHVQLPPGGPVAMPSAPGAPDPAATTLAVLLIGPAGAGKTSVAKYWADHRRVPTAHISLDDVREWVRSGFADPQSGWNDHSEAQYRLARRTCGFAARNFLANGISCILDDAVFPDRPVVGLGGWKRHVGPGLLPVVLLPGLEIVLERNAERSGNRRLTDEEVARIHGRMAGWYGSGLPIIDNSQLDVPSTARVLDEVLARSLASPPQW; encoded by the coding sequence ATGCAGCACGCAGTGGGGGCTCCGCTGCCGCCGCCCCACCAGCCGGGGCACGGACCGGCCGCCGGCTGGTCGCCGGCCGCACAGCACCCGGGACACCCGGGCGGACCCTCAGGTCCGGCACCCATGAGCCCACCCGCCCCCGGCTTCACCGGTCCGCCGCCGGGACATCCGGCGCCGCCCTCGCACCTGCCGCATCCCGCGCCCCCGCAGCACGCCCCCGCAGCGCCGATCCCCGACACGACGGGTCATGTGCAGCTGCCCCCGGGCGGCCCGGTCGCCATGCCCAGCGCCCCGGGCGCCCCCGACCCCGCGGCGACCACGCTCGCCGTGCTGCTCATCGGGCCCGCGGGTGCGGGCAAGACGAGCGTCGCCAAGTACTGGGCGGACCACCGCCGGGTGCCGACCGCCCACATCAGCCTCGACGACGTACGCGAATGGGTGCGCTCGGGCTTCGCCGATCCGCAGTCGGGGTGGAACGACCATTCGGAGGCGCAGTACCGGCTGGCCCGCCGTACCTGTGGCTTCGCCGCGCGGAACTTCCTGGCGAACGGCATCTCCTGCATCCTCGACGACGCGGTCTTCCCGGACCGCCCGGTCGTCGGCCTCGGCGGCTGGAAGCGACACGTCGGGCCGGGGCTGCTGCCCGTGGTGTTGTTGCCGGGCCTGGAGATAGTCCTGGAGCGCAACGCCGAGCGCTCCGGAAACCGCCGCCTGACCGACGAGGAAGTCGCCCGTATCCACGGCCGCATGGCCGGCTGGTACGGCTCCGGGCTCCCCATCATCGACAACTCCCAGCTCGACGTCCCGTCCACGGCCCGCGTCCTGGACGAGGTCCTTGCCCGCTCCCTCGCGAGCCCACCGCAGTGGTAA